In the Rubripirellula tenax genome, one interval contains:
- a CDS encoding MBOAT family O-acyltransferase — translation MLFNSLTFLLFLIVATALYWLLPRRQRLWMLFLASVMFYGFWRVDFIALMLVSSTTDYCVSLLMAKEGNPRRKWLLLLLSLSINLSLLFVFKYSIFAVENAWLVLGWFGVSSPPPVLNIILPLGISFYTFQTISYSIDVYRGFIKPERDYVLYSVYVMYFPQLVAGPILRANEVLPQLDERPRFQFENLVVGTRRILFGLFLKVVLADNIGETVDSGFSSPASTMSAIDVWTLAFLFGFQIYFDFSAYSHIAIGSARLMGIRFPENFNYPYFAVSPRDFWRRWHISLSSWIRDYLYLPLAGAKVRDESTGGLGSVVSATQVTYRWTTALFLTWAIMGLWHGAAWKFLVWGLWHAVMVYVYRESGTLRERLPRWLRNYGGWALTLGLTMLAWIPFRAANMSDTFTMLGKVASPAQYLSLGMRENTYILAAAVMLALGVAFVGSKVLEPMRERFPVLCIAPEALVYAVAISSVFVFLRPIQQFIYFQF, via the coding sequence ATGTTATTTAATTCACTTACCTTCCTGCTTTTTTTGATCGTTGCAACCGCGTTGTACTGGTTGCTGCCGCGCCGTCAACGACTGTGGATGTTGTTTCTTGCCAGCGTGATGTTTTACGGATTTTGGCGGGTCGATTTCATTGCATTGATGCTGGTCTCGTCGACAACGGACTATTGCGTTTCGTTGTTGATGGCTAAAGAGGGGAACCCGCGACGAAAGTGGTTGCTTCTGTTGCTTAGTTTGTCCATCAATCTTTCGCTCCTGTTCGTGTTTAAATACTCGATTTTTGCCGTTGAGAATGCTTGGCTGGTACTGGGTTGGTTTGGCGTGTCATCACCGCCACCGGTATTGAATATCATCTTGCCACTTGGGATAAGTTTCTACACGTTTCAGACGATCAGCTATTCGATCGATGTCTATCGAGGGTTCATCAAACCTGAGCGAGACTATGTTCTGTATTCGGTGTACGTGATGTATTTTCCGCAGTTGGTCGCAGGGCCGATTTTGCGAGCGAATGAAGTCTTGCCGCAGTTGGACGAGCGACCGAGATTTCAATTTGAAAACTTAGTGGTGGGCACGCGTCGTATTTTGTTCGGCCTGTTTTTAAAGGTAGTGTTAGCCGACAATATAGGGGAAACGGTAGATTCGGGATTTTCGTCGCCGGCGTCGACGATGTCGGCGATTGACGTGTGGACGTTGGCATTTTTGTTCGGTTTCCAGATCTATTTCGATTTCAGTGCCTACTCACATATCGCTATCGGATCTGCTCGTTTGATGGGAATTCGTTTTCCTGAAAATTTCAACTACCCGTACTTTGCAGTTTCACCACGTGATTTTTGGCGGCGCTGGCATATCTCGCTGTCCAGTTGGATTCGTGACTATTTGTATCTTCCGTTGGCCGGTGCGAAAGTGCGTGATGAATCCACCGGTGGATTGGGATCTGTGGTGAGCGCGACGCAAGTTACCTATCGTTGGACGACTGCACTGTTCCTAACATGGGCAATCATGGGATTGTGGCATGGAGCAGCATGGAAATTTCTGGTTTGGGGGTTGTGGCACGCGGTCATGGTTTACGTCTATCGGGAGAGTGGCACTTTGCGTGAGCGGTTGCCCAGGTGGCTGCGAAACTATGGCGGCTGGGCCTTGACGCTTGGGTTAACGATGTTGGCATGGATTCCATTTCGCGCAGCCAATATGTCCGACACTTTCACCATGCTAGGGAAGGTCGCTAGCCCTGCGCAATATCTTTCGCTTGGCATGCGAGAAAATACTTATATTCTCGCAGCGGCAGTCATGCTTGCGTTGGGCGTCGCGTTTGTGGGATCAAAGGTTTTGGAACCGATGCGCGAGAGGTTTCCGGTCCTGTGCATCGCCCCTGAAGCGTTGGTCTATGCAGTCGCCATCAGTTCTGTGTTTGTGTTTCTGAGGCCAATTCAGCAGTTTATCTACTTTCAGTTTTAG